One genomic segment of Catalinimonas alkaloidigena includes these proteins:
- a CDS encoding family 16 glycoside hydrolase produces MINRITKSLLILSTASVFIISCSDNHELQQTVKNTLPFTTVTFSSLEPFDKTEAKNWHTVGGVYVNRHKEGHLETKDGSGILANLPDENNKAELVTSFDHQDIELEVDFMLPKGSNSGIYLQGRYELQLLDSWGKDSLTYGDCGGIYQRWNKQSDSGYEGTAPRVNACKAPGLWQHLKIVFQAPRFDDKGGKISNARFKKVILNDAIIHENVEVSGPTRGSFFEDEAAKGPIIIQGDHGPIAFRNLRYKLYEQDRIQLADMRYKFYQGEFDDFDTLSTLTPTKEEPTDSLTFKAAGDFDIYAIQFDGLISAPKQGNYLFDIRGYGPVRLMIDDQLVAENRLSQDLNDPGFGEIILTEGNHNFQLTFLKNERPWRRGLSVAYEGPEIPKTFLQARSSVPKRPTPDPIIVSAEQQVALQRGFLMHKNIKRTHAITVGTPDHINYALEISNGALLEGWRGEFIDATDMWHERGEAQLIQPLGSAQEFSAKPCFATLTSSSSDWPDSLEADNSPFVYKGYELSSLGIPTYQYKYDGILIKDRISPDTNIHGLTREVNISPSTSTIYCLLAEGKNIEKLDDGSYAVDDKTYYLNVVENETEPILREAGSNQQLIIALGNSNSESTLKYSLIW; encoded by the coding sequence ATGATTAATAGAATAACGAAAAGTCTACTCATACTTTCAACCGCTTCAGTTTTTATCATTTCCTGCTCAGACAATCATGAGCTGCAACAGACGGTCAAAAATACATTACCTTTTACAACTGTTACTTTTAGTTCATTAGAACCATTTGATAAAACAGAAGCAAAAAATTGGCATACTGTAGGTGGAGTGTATGTCAACCGCCATAAGGAAGGTCATTTGGAAACTAAGGATGGTTCAGGAATTTTGGCTAATCTTCCTGATGAAAACAACAAAGCTGAGCTTGTTACTTCCTTTGATCATCAAGATATTGAATTGGAAGTGGATTTTATGTTACCCAAAGGATCTAATTCAGGCATTTATTTGCAAGGAAGGTATGAATTACAACTGCTAGACAGTTGGGGTAAAGATTCATTAACATACGGTGATTGTGGAGGTATTTATCAAAGATGGAACAAGCAATCAGATAGTGGATATGAAGGTACTGCCCCTCGGGTTAATGCATGCAAAGCACCTGGACTTTGGCAACATCTTAAAATCGTATTTCAGGCACCCAGATTTGACGACAAGGGCGGCAAAATCTCCAACGCTCGTTTCAAAAAAGTGATACTTAATGATGCGATTATCCATGAAAATGTCGAAGTAAGTGGACCGACCAGAGGTTCTTTTTTTGAAGATGAAGCCGCAAAGGGTCCTATTATTATTCAGGGTGATCATGGACCAATTGCTTTTCGTAATTTACGCTATAAATTATATGAGCAGGATAGAATTCAATTGGCAGATATGCGTTATAAATTTTATCAAGGCGAATTTGATGATTTTGACACACTTTCAACCCTTACCCCTACTAAAGAAGAACCTACGGATTCTTTAACGTTCAAAGCCGCAGGCGACTTTGATATATACGCTATTCAATTTGATGGGTTGATTTCCGCACCTAAGCAGGGAAACTACCTCTTTGACATCAGAGGTTACGGTCCGGTAAGGTTGATGATAGATGATCAACTTGTTGCAGAAAACAGGCTGTCTCAGGATTTGAACGACCCTGGATTTGGTGAAATTATCCTTACTGAAGGAAACCACAATTTTCAGCTTACATTTTTAAAAAATGAAAGACCGTGGAGACGAGGACTGAGTGTGGCTTATGAAGGTCCTGAAATACCAAAAACATTTTTACAAGCCCGTTCTTCCGTTCCAAAACGACCAACTCCTGATCCAATAATCGTTAGTGCTGAACAGCAAGTTGCCCTACAGAGAGGTTTTTTAATGCATAAAAATATAAAAAGGACCCATGCTATTACAGTAGGCACACCAGACCATATTAATTATGCCTTAGAAATAAGTAATGGAGCCCTTCTTGAAGGATGGCGAGGTGAATTCATTGATGCTACTGATATGTGGCACGAAAGAGGTGAAGCCCAGTTAATTCAACCTTTGGGAAGTGCACAGGAGTTTTCTGCTAAGCCATGTTTTGCTACCTTAACTTCATCCTCCTCTGATTGGCCTGATTCATTAGAAGCTGATAATAGCCCTTTCGTTTATAAAGGATATGAACTTTCCTCGCTAGGCATTCCAACTTATCAGTATAAGTATGACGGAATATTAATTAAAGACAGGATTTCACCTGATACCAATATCCACGGTTTGACAAGAGAAGTAAATATATCACCTTCCACCAGTACGATTTATTGTCTTTTAGCTGAAGGTAAAAATATTGAGAAGCTAGATGATGGTAGTTATGCTGTTGATGATAAAACCTACTATTTGAATGTAGTAGAAAATGAAACAGAACCTATTTTAAGAGAAGCGGGAAGTAACCAACAACTAATCATAGCTCTTGGCAATTCTAATAGTGAGAGTACACTCAAATACAGTTTAATCTGGTAA
- a CDS encoding plastocyanin/azurin family copper-binding protein produces the protein MKRKITYTLISLLFLTCTLVCAQEDIGDKESEYYKITTIPIPEDIVLEVGGLAFLPDNRLAAATRRGEIWLIDDPYMKSKQQPKFTRFASGLHEPLGLAYHNGAFYTTQRAELTKIIDSNNDDTGDKFETIFSWPLSGNYHEYSYGPLFLPNGDMLITLNLAWVGYGASLVKWRGWMLKVTEEGEMTPIATGLRSPAGFGFDKEGEVFYAENQGDWIGSGRITHLEKGDFAGNPAGLRWSGEPLSPLDLKPNVIPDSVGLMHEFAESVSSLKVPTVWFPHTIMGISTSAILTDTTGGKFGPFEGQMLVGDQGHSKIMRVALEKVNGEYQGACFPFKEGFSSGILRFAWGTDGSLFVGMTSRGWASTGEENYGLQKLSWTGKTPFEIKTMKAMSNGFELEFTEPVQKSTAENPDTYAMTSFNYSYHRSYGSPIIQQQNCSIVGASLSEDGRKVKLYVEGLREGYIHELKANGILSHQGKSLLHPAAYYTLNNIPEGENTAPMIAQASSSTESQDTETSCGWDASKRMIEMPPEWKDGPDIVINIGTEPGLKYSVTNFEVPAGARVQLTFNNNDDMLHNLVITKPNTIEQVSDASMQMGLEGPQRGYIPKSDNILYHTCILQPETSESIYFVAPEVDEYKYVCTFPGHSKVMRGVMKVVPSNTASR, from the coding sequence ATGAAACGTAAAATAACATATACTCTAATCAGCTTACTCTTTCTAACCTGTACCTTAGTCTGTGCTCAAGAAGATATTGGTGATAAAGAAAGTGAATATTATAAAATTACAACGATTCCAATTCCCGAGGATATTGTATTAGAAGTAGGCGGACTGGCTTTTTTACCAGATAACCGGCTGGCGGCTGCCACCCGAAGAGGGGAAATCTGGTTGATAGATGACCCATATATGAAAAGTAAGCAGCAGCCAAAATTCACAAGATTTGCATCAGGTTTACATGAGCCTCTTGGACTTGCATATCATAATGGAGCATTCTACACCACACAAAGAGCTGAACTAACCAAAATTATAGATAGCAATAATGATGACACAGGAGATAAATTTGAAACTATTTTCTCCTGGCCCTTATCCGGAAATTATCACGAATATTCTTACGGCCCATTATTTTTGCCCAATGGCGATATGTTGATTACTCTGAATCTGGCATGGGTTGGATATGGTGCCAGCTTAGTAAAATGGAGAGGTTGGATGCTAAAAGTAACTGAAGAAGGTGAAATGACACCCATCGCAACAGGATTACGATCTCCGGCTGGCTTTGGATTTGACAAAGAGGGGGAAGTTTTTTATGCTGAAAATCAGGGCGACTGGATTGGTTCAGGAAGGATTACACATTTAGAAAAAGGTGATTTTGCAGGAAACCCCGCTGGCTTGCGTTGGAGTGGCGAACCATTATCTCCTCTTGACCTGAAACCAAATGTAATACCAGATTCTGTTGGTCTGATGCATGAATTTGCTGAAAGTGTGTCAAGTTTAAAAGTACCTACCGTATGGTTCCCTCACACTATTATGGGGATCTCAACGTCTGCGATACTTACTGATACAACCGGAGGCAAGTTCGGTCCTTTTGAAGGTCAAATGCTTGTTGGAGATCAGGGACATAGCAAGATCATGAGGGTAGCCCTGGAAAAAGTGAATGGTGAGTACCAGGGTGCTTGTTTTCCTTTTAAAGAAGGTTTCTCTTCAGGGATACTACGTTTTGCATGGGGTACAGATGGCTCATTGTTTGTTGGCATGACCAGCAGAGGCTGGGCTTCTACCGGTGAAGAAAATTATGGATTACAGAAACTCTCCTGGACAGGTAAAACTCCTTTTGAAATTAAAACTATGAAAGCGATGAGTAATGGGTTTGAGCTGGAATTTACAGAGCCCGTTCAAAAATCTACTGCTGAGAATCCCGACACTTACGCCATGACCAGTTTTAACTATAGTTATCACAGAAGTTATGGCAGCCCTATCATTCAACAACAGAACTGTTCTATCGTAGGCGCCAGCCTCTCTGAAGACGGAAGAAAAGTAAAACTATATGTAGAAGGCTTAAGAGAAGGTTATATACATGAGCTCAAAGCGAACGGCATACTTTCCCACCAAGGAAAGTCATTATTACATCCTGCGGCTTACTATACTTTAAACAATATCCCTGAAGGTGAAAACACTGCCCCGATGATTGCTCAGGCATCTTCATCCACTGAAAGTCAGGATACAGAAACAAGTTGTGGCTGGGATGCTTCAAAAAGAATGATTGAAATGCCACCTGAGTGGAAAGACGGCCCGGACATTGTAATTAACATAGGTACCGAGCCAGGCCTGAAATATAGTGTGACTAATTTTGAAGTACCAGCCGGAGCTAGGGTTCAACTCACTTTTAATAACAATGATGATATGCTTCATAACCTTGTCATCACCAAGCCAAATACAATTGAACAGGTAAGTGATGCATCTATGCAAATGGGCTTAGAAGGTCCTCAGCGAGGATATATACCTAAATCAGATAACATATTGTACCATACCTGCATCCTACAACCTGAAACTAGCGAAAGTATTTATTTCGTAGCTCCGGAAGTAGATGAGTATAAATACGTTTGTACCTTCCCAGGGCATTCCAAAGTGATGCGAGGAGTGATGAAAGTGGTGCCCTCAAATACTGCTTCCCGCTAG
- a CDS encoding aldo/keto reductase, translating to MKYNLLGNTGLQVSELCLGTMTFGGKGFWEAIGKSGQDVANDIISQSIAAGINFIDTANVYSEGLSEEITGKALRDLGINRDEIVLATKVRGRMGKGPNQVGLSRSHIMHQVEESLRRLQTDYIDLYQIHGFDPLTPLEETVRTLDDLVKSGKVRYIGCSNLSSWQIMKALAYSQHTGLARFESLQAYYTIAGRDLERELVPLLKDQKVGLMVWSPLAGGLLSGKYRKDKSGPDGSRRVDFDFPPVNKERAFSVVDALNPMATERNCSIARLALAWLLKQDVVTSVIIGAKNRDQLDDNLKAVDIDFTEVELNKLDEISQLPAEYPGWMLERQGANRKIGN from the coding sequence ATGAAGTATAATCTTTTGGGAAATACTGGCTTGCAGGTTTCTGAACTTTGTTTAGGTACGATGACATTTGGTGGGAAAGGGTTTTGGGAAGCGATAGGAAAGTCTGGGCAGGATGTTGCAAATGATATTATTTCCCAGTCAATTGCTGCTGGTATTAACTTTATTGATACTGCCAATGTGTACTCTGAAGGGCTTTCTGAAGAGATAACGGGCAAAGCACTCAGAGACTTAGGTATTAATAGAGATGAAATAGTATTGGCAACTAAAGTAAGGGGAAGGATGGGTAAAGGACCCAATCAGGTAGGTCTAAGCCGTTCTCATATCATGCATCAAGTAGAAGAATCTTTAAGACGTCTGCAGACTGATTATATTGATCTTTATCAAATTCATGGATTTGACCCACTTACCCCCCTAGAAGAAACGGTGAGGACGCTGGATGATCTGGTGAAAAGTGGAAAAGTAAGATATATAGGATGCAGTAATTTATCTTCCTGGCAAATCATGAAAGCTTTGGCATATTCTCAGCATACGGGATTAGCCAGATTTGAGTCTTTACAAGCCTATTATACCATTGCAGGTAGAGATTTAGAGAGAGAGCTCGTGCCTTTACTTAAAGATCAAAAAGTGGGCCTAATGGTTTGGAGTCCTCTGGCAGGTGGACTACTCAGTGGCAAGTATCGTAAAGATAAGTCTGGCCCCGATGGTTCTCGCAGAGTAGACTTTGATTTTCCTCCGGTAAATAAAGAAAGAGCATTTTCTGTTGTTGACGCCCTTAATCCAATGGCAACAGAGCGAAATTGCTCCATTGCGAGATTAGCTTTAGCCTGGTTGTTAAAACAGGATGTGGTTACTTCAGTGATCATCGGTGCAAAAAATAGAGATCAGCTTGACGATAACCTCAAGGCAGTAGATATTGATTTTACTGAAGTTGAATTAAATAAACTGGATGAGATAAGTCAATTACCGGCTGAGTATCCTGGCTGGATGCTGGAGAGGCAGGGTGCCAACAGAAAAATAGGAAATTGA
- a CDS encoding universal stress protein: MKKILCPIDFSSDSIHALEFAAHVAEQHNSTLTLIHVFTEAEFNETLSKGLLSDLEENKEWDKLVARAENVLQNLTNEVNKLSKPKGMKLCDYHFTYGPLDKQITNYANEHEYELIVMGTTGVKDVVEKYIGSNTVRTISLAECPVMCIPQYAKYHKVKKIVYASDYQMEDKNVLNKLIAFTAATDAQLDIVHVCHGENQFEEAMYNEYVEETNSYLNYDKLNFVVEHHENPARGIDEYVIRENADLLAMLYKPRNYIQRIFNESTTNEIAYFATYPVLVFKE, from the coding sequence ATGAAAAAAATACTTTGCCCAATTGATTTTTCTTCTGATTCCATTCATGCACTAGAGTTTGCTGCGCATGTGGCTGAGCAACACAATTCTACACTGACTCTAATCCATGTTTTCACTGAAGCAGAATTTAATGAAACGCTATCAAAAGGATTATTAAGTGATCTTGAAGAAAATAAGGAGTGGGATAAGCTGGTGGCGCGAGCTGAAAATGTGCTTCAGAATCTTACTAACGAAGTAAATAAGCTAAGTAAGCCCAAAGGTATGAAGCTCTGTGATTACCATTTTACCTATGGTCCATTAGATAAGCAGATTACTAATTATGCCAATGAACATGAGTATGAACTAATCGTAATGGGAACCACTGGCGTAAAGGATGTAGTAGAAAAATACATCGGAAGTAATACAGTTCGTACTATTTCACTGGCAGAATGTCCGGTAATGTGTATCCCTCAGTACGCCAAATATCATAAAGTCAAAAAAATAGTCTATGCATCAGATTATCAGATGGAGGATAAAAATGTTTTGAATAAGTTGATTGCTTTTACCGCAGCTACGGATGCTCAGCTTGATATAGTGCATGTATGTCATGGGGAAAATCAGTTTGAGGAGGCGATGTATAACGAATATGTAGAAGAGACAAATTCTTATCTGAATTATGACAAGCTCAATTTTGTCGTTGAGCATCACGAAAATCCTGCAAGAGGCATAGATGAATATGTAATACGAGAAAATGCTGATCTACTGGCTATGTTGTATAAACCAAGAAATTATATACAGCGCATATTCAATGAAAGCACTACCAATGAAATAGCATATTTTGCTACTTATCCCGTCCTGGTATTTAAGGAGTAA
- a CDS encoding 2-hydroxyacid dehydrogenase, with amino-acid sequence MSIVLIFNERAAEPWKNELQKIDPNLRIDVWPEVQDPSSYTTAVVWKHPRGTLHQFSNLRLIHSLGAGVDHILSDPDLPQANICRIIDDKLAADMSNFIIAGTINFQRNLKQIWLNQQNKVWDKILPVAHSIRIGILGLGALGQDVAMKLTQLGFAVYGYSQSPKKLKGINTFTGEKELQDMLKQVNVIVCLLPLTTKTKNILNHSLFLKLQRGSYLINVARGEHLVEEDLIQALEEKQLSGALLDVFRDEPLPRNHPFWEHPDITVTPHIASITDTASAAQQIVVNHRRILNNQAPLNQIDPDKEY; translated from the coding sequence ATGAGTATAGTTTTAATTTTTAATGAGAGAGCTGCTGAGCCCTGGAAAAACGAACTACAAAAAATTGACCCTAATCTCAGGATAGATGTCTGGCCTGAAGTTCAAGACCCTTCATCTTACACTACAGCTGTCGTTTGGAAACATCCTAGAGGGACATTGCATCAGTTTTCTAATTTGAGGTTAATTCACTCACTTGGAGCTGGAGTAGACCACATTTTATCAGACCCCGATTTGCCACAAGCTAACATCTGTAGAATTATAGATGATAAACTAGCCGCTGACATGAGTAACTTCATCATTGCAGGAACCATAAATTTTCAAAGAAATTTGAAGCAGATCTGGTTGAACCAACAAAATAAAGTCTGGGATAAAATCTTACCTGTTGCGCATTCAATCAGAATCGGAATTTTAGGACTAGGAGCGTTGGGGCAGGATGTAGCTATGAAGCTAACTCAGCTAGGCTTTGCAGTATACGGTTATTCTCAAAGCCCAAAGAAGCTCAAGGGAATCAATACATTCACCGGTGAGAAAGAACTTCAAGATATGCTAAAGCAAGTTAATGTGATTGTGTGTTTACTCCCCTTGACAACTAAAACAAAGAACATTTTAAATCATTCTCTTTTTTTAAAACTACAAAGAGGGAGTTACCTGATCAATGTGGCACGCGGTGAGCATTTGGTAGAAGAAGATTTAATACAAGCTTTGGAGGAGAAGCAGCTTAGTGGCGCCTTACTCGATGTATTTCGCGATGAACCCTTACCCCGCAATCATCCTTTTTGGGAGCATCCTGATATTACCGTCACGCCCCACATCGCTAGTATTACAGATACTGCATCTGCAGCCCAACAAATTGTTGTAAATCACAGGCGAATTTTGAATAATCAAGCGCCGCTTAATCAGATAGATCCGGATAAAGAGTATTGA
- a CDS encoding DNA-3-methyladenine glycosylase, with protein sequence MNIIPKAFYLQDDVVSLSRQFLGKYLFTKVNGHISGGKIVETEAYSHINDKACHSHMKKRTPRTEIMFHEGGVAYIYKIYGMYDLFNIITNKEGKADAVLVRAIEPTDGIELMQHRRNLHDFSVRLTAGPGMLSQALGISKAMYGAELTKAEQIWIEDRQTNVSEGDIIASPRVGIDYAGDDALLPWRFRVKGNRWTSKAK encoded by the coding sequence ATGAACATTATACCTAAGGCCTTTTATCTTCAAGATGATGTAGTTTCTTTAAGTCGGCAGTTTTTGGGTAAATATTTATTCACCAAAGTGAACGGCCACATCAGTGGAGGCAAAATCGTGGAAACGGAAGCGTATTCACATATCAACGATAAAGCCTGTCATTCCCATATGAAGAAACGTACCCCCCGTACTGAAATCATGTTTCACGAAGGTGGTGTCGCTTATATATATAAAATTTACGGTATGTATGACCTTTTCAATATCATCACCAATAAAGAAGGTAAAGCAGATGCGGTACTTGTAAGGGCGATTGAACCTACTGATGGTATTGAGCTTATGCAGCATCGACGCAATTTACATGATTTTTCAGTACGCCTAACCGCAGGTCCGGGCATGTTAAGCCAGGCATTGGGAATTAGCAAAGCCATGTACGGTGCCGAACTGACAAAAGCGGAGCAGATTTGGATAGAAGACAGACAAACAAATGTGAGTGAAGGTGATATTATTGCCAGTCCCAGGGTGGGAATTGACTATGCAGGAGATGATGCTTTGCTACCCTGGAGGTTTAGAGTAAAAGGTAATCGCTGGACTTCCAAAGCTAAATAA
- a CDS encoding DUF2911 domain-containing protein yields the protein MKKLSVLFCFLFVGITQQTYGQLSTPAPSPYSTVSQVVGLTEVEIAYSRPAMKGRDIYGELVPFGSLWRTGANAATKISFPEPLSIEGKELAAGEYSIFTIPGKGEWTLILNKDAKVSVANYDQSKDAVRFTVKPQKTKMDFESFTIMFSDIKDNSAKINIIWENTLVPISITDPDVDQKVMAQIEEQIPTAGNNDNVYFAAASYYFENNKDLEQAVEWVDKAVEINDEKYWVMHLQAKIHAKLNNKEKAIEAAEKSKALADKAGNPDYVKLNNQLIATLK from the coding sequence ATGAAAAAGTTAAGTGTATTGTTTTGTTTTTTATTTGTTGGCATTACCCAGCAAACATATGGGCAGTTGAGCACCCCGGCACCGAGTCCGTATTCAACGGTTAGTCAGGTAGTTGGCCTGACTGAGGTGGAGATTGCTTATTCTCGTCCCGCAATGAAAGGCAGAGATATATATGGAGAGCTGGTTCCCTTTGGGAGTTTATGGAGAACAGGTGCTAATGCAGCCACTAAGATCAGTTTTCCTGAGCCTCTGAGTATAGAAGGAAAAGAATTAGCTGCCGGTGAGTATTCCATTTTCACAATACCGGGCAAGGGTGAGTGGACATTAATTCTGAATAAAGATGCCAAAGTTAGTGTTGCTAATTACGACCAGTCCAAAGATGCTGTGCGATTTACGGTTAAGCCTCAGAAAACCAAAATGGACTTTGAGTCATTCACCATTATGTTTTCAGACATCAAGGACAATTCCGCTAAAATCAATATCATTTGGGAAAACACACTGGTTCCAATCAGCATCACTGATCCTGATGTAGATCAGAAAGTAATGGCTCAGATTGAAGAGCAGATACCTACGGCAGGTAATAATGATAATGTATACTTTGCAGCCGCAAGCTACTACTTTGAGAATAACAAGGACTTAGAGCAGGCTGTTGAGTGGGTGGATAAAGCCGTAGAAATTAATGACGAGAAATACTGGGTGATGCACCTTCAGGCTAAAATTCATGCAAAGTTAAATAACAAGGAGAAGGCGATAGAAGCCGCAGAAAAATCTAAAGCCTTAGCGGATAAAGCAGGGAACCCAGATTATGTAAAACTCAATAATCAGCTCATCGCAACTTTAAAGTAA
- a CDS encoding TIGR03643 family protein, translating into MKQIKKYDLREGDVDRIVEMAWEDRTSFDAIEEQFGVPEKDVIRIMKKEMKESSWKMWRKRVQGRATKHRKKKHSFRFKSSRQKNISLNKMSKR; encoded by the coding sequence ATGAAGCAGATCAAAAAATATGACTTGCGTGAAGGTGATGTAGACAGGATTGTGGAAATGGCCTGGGAAGATCGTACTTCATTTGATGCCATTGAAGAACAATTTGGTGTGCCTGAAAAAGATGTTATCCGCATCATGAAAAAGGAAATGAAAGAAAGTTCCTGGAAAATGTGGCGGAAAAGAGTTCAGGGTAGAGCAACTAAACATCGCAAAAAAAAGCATTCATTTCGTTTTAAAAGCAGTCGCCAGAAAAATATCTCATTGAACAAGATGAGCAAGCGTTAA